The genomic interval CACTGAAGCCCGTTTAAAATAAGCTCCCGATCATTATGCTGCGCTTCATACGGTGCGCTGACCCATTCGTCAATGACGTCCGGAACACCAACCTCCACCGCTGATGGGCCATTGTCATCTGCCGGACAGATTATATCGCTTAAGTGCGCCATCAGATTTAGCTGGTTTTTATCTAAGGTTAGGGACCAGGGCGTTGTCGGGTTTAACATATCCGGATCCTGGCCATATTTGGGCCCTGTAATTCGGCCAAACTTCATATTGGGCCAATTACTGCCATTTTTTACTTCCGGCAGTTCGGGGGCTGGTGCATCACATGATACAACAACACCGCCAATCACAACATAGGTCGTTAATGACCCCAGCCATTTCAGGCTGTCCCGTCGGTTTATTCTTGAAATATAATTTTTACTCATAGCTGACCTCCCTTAATTTTTGCGGCAAGCTCAGTGGCATTTTTCATCGCCAGAGTAAGGATGGTAATGGTGCAGTTTTTATGCGGGTTTGAGGCAAATACCCCTCCATCCATGATGTAAAGATTTTCCACATCCCAGGTCTGCCCCCATTTATTGGTGACAGAGGTTTTCGGGTTATCCCCCATTCTTGTCGTGCCAACCTCATGAATAATCTGCCCGCCAGCAAGGATCGCTTCTTCCGGTTTTCGTTTGGGTGATGTGACATATCCACCCATGGCATTAATAATCTTTTCCCCCCATTCCAGGCCGTGGGCTGTCTGGTTAAGTTCTTCCTCCGACCATTTCCAATGAAATTTAAGAACCGGAATACCCCATTTATCTTTTACATCCGGGTCAATTTCGCAGTAACAATCGTCGCTGACCACCATTTCCCCGCGCAAGGCAAAGGTAATATTGCTGCCATATTCATCCCGGACCGCCTGTTTTGCCGATGTCCCATAGCCATCAACATTGGCCCCGATACCCATGCTTGGCGCTTCAAAGCCACCATCAATTTCAAGGTGGTAGCCGCGTTTGAAATTGACACTGCCATTATCCTGACCTTCATAATCCCACCATGGAATATAAAGATGATTTCCGGCAAGCCCGTCTTCATTATATCTTGGCCGTCCTTTAAGCGCCGGAATATGCCCGCTTATATCGGCACCGGTACTGTCCATGAGGTTACGACCCACCTGACCGCTTGAATTGGCAAGCCCGTTTGGAAATTTTTCACTTTTTGAATTAAGCATCAGGCGCGCTGTTTCACAGGCACTGGCGGCCAGAATAACCACCCTTGCATCAACACGGACATCCTCTCTGGTTTTTCTGTTTACAAAAGTCACACCGGACGCCTTGCCATTCTCATCAAGATGGACTTCCTTAACCATTGCATCCGTCACCAACCTTAAATTTCCTGTATCTTTCGCCCATGGAATAACCGATGTTGTCGTCTGGAACGCGGCCCCGATGGCGCATCCACGCCCGCAGTGAGTGGCATTGAAGCAGGCTTCCCTGTCCCCAATCGGCCGGGTCAATACGGCACGGCGCATCGGTACAATAGGAAGACCCAGTTTATCACAAGCTGCCTTTACCAATAGTTCATAAACCCGCGGCTGGGCATGCGGCTGCAATACACCTTCACCAGAATCGGGTACATCATAAATGCCCGGATTATTGCCGGAAACACCCACCAGTTTTTCACATTGATCATACCATGGCTGAACTTCTTCATAATCAAGCGGCCAGTCAACACCAAGGCCATCATGGCTGAACGGTTTAAAATCCCGATCATTGAAACGGGGAACATAACGGCCAAAATGATTTGTTCGCCCCCCCAGCATCCTGGCCCGCCACCATAAAAATTCCGTTCCGTCCGCTTTTGTATAAGGCTCGCCCGGCACTGTCCAGCCGCCGTCCACAGTACCGTCATAATAACCGAAATCCTTATCTGATGTGCTCACCCCCCTTAATGGGGCCTGATGATTTTCCATAAACATTGGTGTTTCAGTCACCGGATCATAGTCTCGTCCTGCTTCAAGCATCAATACTCGAATACCTGCTTCAGTCAGAATGTGGGCTGCCATACCACCGCCCGCACCTGAACCGACGATGACAACATCATATTCAAAACCTTCAAATGTAGCCATAACTTCTGTTCCTCCCTTACCTTTCCAAAACTATAAACCATATCAAGCGAATTGACAGCCCCTAATTGTCTGATTACTCTGAAATAAAAATATTCATTTTATAGGGAGCAATAAATTGAAAAAAATCACAATTATTTCAGCACTCTTTTTTGCAGTTTCATTGGGGCTGGCTTTTGCGCAAATGGTGCCGGAGCCGAGAGCGACCGAAGTCTGGGGCAAAGAGCCGGTAAAAGTAACCCCGGGTGAAAATGGCTCCCCACCATCTGACGCGATCATTCTGGATCATTCGGCATGGGAAAGCATTGATGGCGGTGAAAATAAATGGGATAATAAAGACGGTGTGATAACCATAAACCCCGGCACAAAGGATATCAGAACGATACAATCCTTTGGTGACGTGCAGCTTCATATAGAATGGCGTATTCCAGAACTTGGTCCGGAATTCAAGGATCAGGACCGCGGCAACAGCGGTGTCTATTTGCAGCAGTTTTATGAAGTTCAGGTTTTGGATAGCTACACCAACAAAACCTATAATAACGGTCAGGCGGGATCACTTTACAAACAATATATCCCGCTTGTAAACGCCACTAAGCCGGCCATGGAGTGGCAGACTTATGATATAATTTATACGGCCCCACATTTTGGAAAAAATGGAACAGTAATCAGCCCCGCCCGCATGACAGTGCTTCATAACGGGGTTCTGATCCAGAATAATGTTTCCCTATTGGGGCCAACCGTCTATATCGGTGCGCCGGTCTATGAACCCCATGGTAATCTGCCGATTTATTTACAGGATCATAATCATAAAGTCAGCTACCGCAATATATGGGTCAGGGAACTTTAACTTTTATCAGTGTGGGGGAAACCATAGAAACTATTCTAAAAACAGCAACAACTGATGATGAGGATGCGATCAATGAAGTGATCAGGGCATCCTTTTCATCACTTCTGACATCAAAATATGACGATATATCACTTTCAGCGGTTCTCCCGCAGATAACAAAAATAAATCCTATCCTGTTATCCTGCGGTACATACTATATTCTCAAAAACAAACAGAATAAAATTATGGGCTGTGGCGGCTGGACCCATGAACAGCCGGGGACTACCGAGCGCATTATTGGAGAAGCCCACCTTCGGCATTTTGCCACCCATCCGGATTTTATCGGTCGCGGAGTCGGACGGACCATTTTTGATCATTGTAAGGTGATGGCAAAGCAGGGAAATATCCATCGGTTTATGTGCTACGCCACGCTGAATGCTGAAATTTTTTATAAATCCCTCGGTTTTAAAACAGAAAAGCCAATGAATATCGACCTCGGGGAAGGACTGTCCCTCCCCGCGCTTTTAATGACTGCCGAAATTTAATTTTAGGGCTTTTAATTTTCCGGCAGGTTACCAGACCGGTTAACCGCTTCCTTACCATTATAAATAAGCCGCGTCGACCAGGGGATCGGATTTCGTAGAGCATAATGGGCCATGCAGCCACCTTCCGCCTCGCTTAAAAGATCCATAATCTTTTCTTCTGATTCAGGGCTTTCAATAATGACATGAGTTTCAACCATGTCACAGCCCCCTTCCGTCATATAGCCGTGATCACGCATATGACCAAGATTGGTTCTGAATTTAATCCGCTGTTCCAGCTTCAGGCTATCCACCTGAATTTTACGCGCCGTTAAAATATCGGTTAAATGCGTCATCAGACAAAAGCCAATCCCCGCCGCAAAAAAAGCAAGCGGCGGCGGTGCCGTATCCTCTCCCACCGGTGGTTGCTCATCACAATATAATTTCACCGGACTAAAGCCTGGAATATTTACGGACACCACACCTTTCTTGGATTGCATTTTGCCGGCTTCCGCGACCAAATTCACATCAAAGCAATATGGTTCGGGGTGACGCGCTTTTTTGAACGGCCCCACTTCAAACTGTGTTGGGGCAATTGGCTCTTCGCTTCGCTCTCCAACGTGGTAAAATTTTTCTTCTGACATTTTATTGCTCCCAAATGAGTGATGAAATTAATCAGATATTACATCAATTTATTTGATGAAACCCGTCAATATCATTATCATTTTAGAAAAAATTGCCGTTTTCAATCATATTTTGATAATTTATGGAGATATCCACCATGATCACAGAACAGGACAAAAAGATTCTCGAAACATTACAGGACCACGGCCGCATGCCGATCGTTGAACTGGCCGCAAAAACCAATATGTCAGAATCAACCTGTCTTCGCCGCACCAAAAGTCTTGAGGAAGTTGGTATCATTAAAGGATATGCCGCCATACTTGACGCGGAAAAGGTCGGGTTTGACGTGATGGCCTTCGTCCAGGTCAGCATAAACCAGAATACGGAAGCCGCTTTTGACAGCTTTAAAAATGCCGTTCGTGCATCGCCGAATATCCTTGAATGTTATTCGCTTTCCGGCCCTTATGATCATTTAATGAAGGTTATTGCCCGCAATAATAAGGAACTTTCACATTTCATTTTAAAAACCCTTAAAACCTTCCCCGAAATTCGTGATGCCCAGACTTTATTCGTCCTTCATCAGGTAAAGCATACAAATTCGCTACCCATTGAACTTCTTTGAAATTACCTATTTTTGACAATTGAAATTAATTTGAAAATACCAAAAAGCTGTGTAATTCTGCGTTTATGGAAAGAACGATAAGAAAACGCTATAATATGGGTGGCTACAGCGAGTATGATCTCGTTAATCCGGATCATATGATTGAAGCAATGTGGGTGCAGAAAACGCCATTAAGTGCGCCTATTGGCGGCATCCATCATCTGGTTCCGGAGACGACGGTTAACATTGCTATTTCAAGATTGGTCAACACCCGTGGCTCTGCATCATCAGTGGCCGCATTTGTTTTTGGGCCTCTGAATAAACCGTTTACCTTTAAATTGGTTCCCGGCCATCAGATCATGGCCGCAAGAATTAAGCCAGAATGGATTTCTAATCTGATTGGAATATCTTCGGAAGAATTGTTTAACAAAATAGTCGATTTAAGGGACATATCGCACACCTTAAATGATCAATTATTATCCATTCTTGATCAGACAAGCTCAGAAATCGAAATAATTCAAAAGCTGTACCATATATTAAAAAATCACCATGGATTAAAATCTGAAAAATATAAACTTTCAGATTACGGAAAAAGTGCCATTGAACTTATCCGCAAGTCAAACGGTCATATTAGCCAGTCTCAGCTTACAAATTACTTTAACATTTCCGATCGGCATCTCAGAAGAACAGTATCGGATTTGACAGGGTTTAGCCCAAAGGCACTTTGTAGAAATATAAGATTTCTCAGAACTCTTGAATATTCTGACAGGTCATCAAAAATTGACTGGGCCGACTGTGCTGTAAAATTTGGATATTATGATCAGGCCCATCTTATAAATGAGTTTAAAATGCTCACTCACCTTACTCCCAACCAACTAATGCAGACAAGAAAAGCCGAGTCCGTTTTTTCCAATTCAGCCCTATAAAATTCTGATAATTCTTGCAAAAAACATATGCAAGGAGTTTATGATGAGGATTTATTATCTATTTTTTATGGCTACTTTACTTGTTCCTTTTTCTGGATATTCTGAAGTGGTTTCTTTCAATGACAAAAATTGGACATTCTCCGGCGAGATTACAAAAAAGGTAACTTATGCTGGCCAGGATGCACTATATATTTCCGAAGGAAGCGCAGTTTTAAAAAATGCAATTTTTGAAGATGGAATTATCGAAGTGGACCTGATTTTTCCAGATGATCAGCGTGGTTTTTCAGGTATTACATGGCGGATGCAGGAAGATGATTCTTACGAACATTTTTACATTAGACCACACTTAAGCAAACAAAGTGATGCCAGCCAATATACTCCTGTCTTTCATGGCGACACTGGATGGCAACTCTATTTCGGGCCACAATATTCCGTGGCACTTGAATTTAAATATAACACCTGGATGCATTTAAAAATTGTTGTTGCCGGTGATCAGGCTGAAATTTATCTGGATAGCGAAAAACCGGTCCTATACATTAATGATCTAAAAGCCGACCTGCCAGCCGGTGGCATTGGTATTTCAAGCACATTTGCACCTGCCTATTTTGCCAATTTTTCATATGAGAAAATTGATAATCCTCCATTAAAGGGGAGCCCAGAACCAACACCTAAACTACCGGAAAATCTAATAACAAATATAAATGTCTCAGATGTTATTCCGGACAACATAAAATCCCCTTCAGAGTATAATGGACAATGGACTAGGATAAATATGGAAACCAATGGCGCGTTTAATATTTCCCGTTTCCGTCAGCGAAGTGCCAACCATAACACGGTTTTGGTAAAAATGACTATCAGTTCTGAGTATGACACGACCAGAAAATTTTCATACGGATATTCTGATAATGCCGTCGCCTATATCAACAATACACCGCTCGCCGGAGGGACCAATGTCTATCAAAGCCGCGATTATCGTTATCTTGGTACAATTGGCTTGTTTGATGATATCTATCTTCCCCTGAAGAAAGGGAAAAATGAGATTTACTTTGCAATTTCAGAAGAATTTGGTGGCTGGGGTTTTATGGGAAAATTTGAGAATATGGATGGTCTTACTCTGGAATAATTATAAGCCTGGTATTTACTTTTGGCCTGCCATGTGATTTATGAATTTCCATGGGAGTACATGGCAAAAAAATAATAAAAATCAATAATAAGGAAATAAGACACCTGTGGCTAAACACGACCGGTCTGGCAAATCCTCCTGTCGGACCGGTTATTTTACCCAAGATAATAAAAGAGCTTGGCTTTGTTCAGATTGACACCATTCAGAATGTCACACGT from Emcibacteraceae bacterium carries:
- a CDS encoding GNAT family N-acetyltransferase; translation: MGQGTLTFISVGETIETILKTATTDDEDAINEVIRASFSSLLTSKYDDISLSAVLPQITKINPILLSCGTYYILKNKQNKIMGCGGWTHEQPGTTERIIGEAHLRHFATHPDFIGRGVGRTIFDHCKVMAKQGNIHRFMCYATLNAEIFYKSLGFKTEKPMNIDLGEGLSLPALLMTAEI
- a CDS encoding OsmC family protein; translation: MSEEKFYHVGERSEEPIAPTQFEVGPFKKARHPEPYCFDVNLVAEAGKMQSKKGVVSVNIPGFSPVKLYCDEQPPVGEDTAPPPLAFFAAGIGFCLMTHLTDILTARKIQVDSLKLEQRIKFRTNLGHMRDHGYMTEGGCDMVETHVIIESPESEEKIMDLLSEAEGGCMAHYALRNPIPWSTRLIYNGKEAVNRSGNLPEN
- a CDS encoding Lrp/AsnC family transcriptional regulator, producing MITEQDKKILETLQDHGRMPIVELAAKTNMSESTCLRRTKSLEEVGIIKGYAAILDAEKVGFDVMAFVQVSINQNTEAAFDSFKNAVRASPNILECYSLSGPYDHLMKVIARNNKELSHFILKTLKTFPEIRDAQTLFVLHQVKHTNSLPIELL
- a CDS encoding DUF1080 domain-containing protein codes for the protein MKKITIISALFFAVSLGLAFAQMVPEPRATEVWGKEPVKVTPGENGSPPSDAIILDHSAWESIDGGENKWDNKDGVITINPGTKDIRTIQSFGDVQLHIEWRIPELGPEFKDQDRGNSGVYLQQFYEVQVLDSYTNKTYNNGQAGSLYKQYIPLVNATKPAMEWQTYDIIYTAPHFGKNGTVISPARMTVLHNGVLIQNNVSLLGPTVYIGAPVYEPHGNLPIYLQDHNHKVSYRNIWVREL
- a CDS encoding gluconate 2-dehydrogenase subunit 3 family protein is translated as MSKNYISRINRRDSLKWLGSLTTYVVIGGVVVSCDAPAPELPEVKNGSNWPNMKFGRITGPKYGQDPDMLNPTTPWSLTLDKNQLNLMAHLSDIICPADDNGPSAVEVGVPDVIDEWVSAPYEAQHNDRELILNGLQWLDDEANRRFKKGFMDAGTDDQNKIIDDIAYSAKADDPEFEHAVLFFAKLRTLVFGAYFTSPEGMTDIGYMGNTPILGDYPGPTGEAMAHLNEIIANLPG
- a CDS encoding GMC family oxidoreductase, yielding MATFEGFEYDVVIVGSGAGGGMAAHILTEAGIRVLMLEAGRDYDPVTETPMFMENHQAPLRGVSTSDKDFGYYDGTVDGGWTVPGEPYTKADGTEFLWWRARMLGGRTNHFGRYVPRFNDRDFKPFSHDGLGVDWPLDYEEVQPWYDQCEKLVGVSGNNPGIYDVPDSGEGVLQPHAQPRVYELLVKAACDKLGLPIVPMRRAVLTRPIGDREACFNATHCGRGCAIGAAFQTTTSVIPWAKDTGNLRLVTDAMVKEVHLDENGKASGVTFVNRKTREDVRVDARVVILAASACETARLMLNSKSEKFPNGLANSSGQVGRNLMDSTGADISGHIPALKGRPRYNEDGLAGNHLYIPWWDYEGQDNGSVNFKRGYHLEIDGGFEAPSMGIGANVDGYGTSAKQAVRDEYGSNITFALRGEMVVSDDCYCEIDPDVKDKWGIPVLKFHWKWSEEELNQTAHGLEWGEKIINAMGGYVTSPKRKPEEAILAGGQIIHEVGTTRMGDNPKTSVTNKWGQTWDVENLYIMDGGVFASNPHKNCTITILTLAMKNATELAAKIKGGQL
- a CDS encoding helix-turn-helix domain-containing protein, coding for MERTIRKRYNMGGYSEYDLVNPDHMIEAMWVQKTPLSAPIGGIHHLVPETTVNIAISRLVNTRGSASSVAAFVFGPLNKPFTFKLVPGHQIMAARIKPEWISNLIGISSEELFNKIVDLRDISHTLNDQLLSILDQTSSEIEIIQKLYHILKNHHGLKSEKYKLSDYGKSAIELIRKSNGHISQSQLTNYFNISDRHLRRTVSDLTGFSPKALCRNIRFLRTLEYSDRSSKIDWADCAVKFGYYDQAHLINEFKMLTHLTPNQLMQTRKAESVFSNSAL